A single region of the Triticum dicoccoides isolate Atlit2015 ecotype Zavitan chromosome 2B, WEW_v2.0, whole genome shotgun sequence genome encodes:
- the LOC119361106 gene encoding 50S ribosomal protein L22-like: protein MPLCGISTTRNLLAADNSMVPVSSPLTTPLGDAEETNKKGAVVKRLKVQAIKKDIKQSPKKVNLVAKLVRGMRVEDALLQLQVTVKRAAKTLYQVIHSARANAAHNHGLDSDKLIVEEAFVGKGLYLKRLSYHAKGRCGVRERPRCRLTVVVREATAEEEAKIAKLRVSNYKKLTRKEKQLMPHRLIEVSPRWAWKRKEETGAAV, encoded by the exons ATGCCTCTTTGT GGAATATCGACCACCAGGAACCTTCTTGCTGCAGATAATTCTATGGTTCCCGTTTCTTCTCCGTTGACAACTCCACTAGGGGATGCAGAAGAGACCAACAAAAAGGGAGCAGTAGTTAAGCGACTGAAAGTCCAAGCCATCAAGAAGGATATCAAGCAG AGCCCCAAGAAGGTGAATCTGGTAGCCAAGCTGGTTCGAGGAATGCGTGTTGAAGATGCCCTTTTGCAGCTGCAAGTGACAGTTAAAAGGGCAGCGAAAACTCTGTACCAG GTGATCCATTCTGCCCGTGCAAACGCAGCTCACAATCACGGATTGGATTCTGATAAACTTATTGTGG AGGAGGCTTTTGTGGGGAAAGGACTTTACCTTAAGAGGCTGTCTTACCATGCCAAAGGGAGGTGTGGCGTCAGGGAGAGGCCTAGGTGCAGACTGACGGTGGTGGTTAGAGAAGCAACGGCCGAGGAAGAGGCAAAGATCGCTAAACTGAGAGTTAGCAACTACAAAAAGCTAACCCGGAAGGAGAAGCAGCTCATGCCGCACCGGCTTATTGAGGTTAGCCCCAGGTGGgcttggaaaaggaaggaggagacTGGTGCCGCAGTGTAG
- the LOC119365430 gene encoding hydroxycinnamoyltransferase 2-like, whose product MVHYDESEATAKCHGGDEVAVTFTSTVVPALPLQEHRLPLSNLDLILPPIDVSVFFCYAAGDDYPAGTGSHPASTLKAALAKVLVAYYPLAGEVVANAAGEPELLCSGRGVDFAEAAADGVELRELQLGLPDESVERLVPKKKSGVMSVQVTKFKCGGAVVGCTFDHRVCDAYSFNMFLVAWAAAARGASIPLPPSFNRSFLAPSSPPPSCTAGTLADRLFVPVSLVPPPPATAAPPTAFNRIFHVAAADVAALQASAGPGRTKLEAFTAHLWQLYSRAATPRHDSCCMGVVVDGRGRLCPDGAMRPYFGNVLTIPYGAFVAADLRDMALADVAEDVHRWVAEAATGEHFQGLVDWVEAQRPEPTVARAYIGGGDNDNGEGETASCVVSSGLRLPFGEVDFGWGRPAFASYHFPWPGAAGYVMPMPSARGGGDWVVYVHAAPEVVKVMEEEPTVFRAPVSSDIFG is encoded by the exons ATGGTGCACTACGATGAGAGTGAGGCCACCGCCAAatgccacggcggcgacgaggtggcCGTGACGTTCACGTCCACGGTGGTGCCAGCGCTGCCGCTGCAGGAGCACCGCCTGCCGCTCTCCAACCTCGACCTCATCCTGCCCCCCATCGACGTCAGCGTCTTCTTCTGCTACGCCGCCGGCGACGACTACCCGGCGGGTACAGGTAGCCACCCCGCGTCAACCCTGAAGGCGGCGCTGGCCAAGGTGCTGGTGGCGTACTACCCGCTCGCCGGCGAGGTCGTGGCCAACGCCGCGGGGGAGCCGGAGCTGCTGTGCAGCGGCCGCGGCGTGGACTTCGCGGAGGCGGCCGCGGACGGCGTCGAGCTGCGGGAGCTGCAGCTCGGCCTGCCGGACGAGAGCGTCGAGAGGCTGGTGCCCAAGAAGAAGTCCGGGGTCATGAGCGTGCAG GTGACCAAGTTTAAGTGCGGCGGCGCCGTCGTCGGGTGCACCTTCGACCACCGCGTCTGCGACGCCTACTCCTTCAACATGTTCCTCGTCGCGTGGGCCGCCGCGGCCCGGGGCGCGTCCATCCCGCTGCCCCCGTCCTTCAACCGTTCATTCCTCGCGCCGAGCAGCCCGCCTCCGTCGTGCACCGCCGGCACCCTCGCCGACCGCCTCTTCGTCCCCGTCAGCCTCGTGCCACCGCCGCCAGCCACAGCGGCACCACCCACAGCTTTCAACCGCATCTTCCACGTGGCCGCCGCCGATGTCGCCGCGCTGCAGGCCTCGGCGGGGCCCGGGCGCACGAAGCTGGAGGCGTTCACGGCCCACCTGTGGCAGCTCTACTCCAGGGCGGCCACGCCACGACACGACTCGTGCTGCATGGGCGTCGTCGTCGACGGGCGCGGCCGCTTGTGCCCCGACGGCGCCATGAGGCCCTACTTCGGCAACGTGCTGACCATCCCCTACGGCGCGTTCGTCGCTGCCGACCTGCGCGACATGGCGCTCGCGGACGTAGCGGAGGACGTGCACCGATGGGTCGCGGAGGCGGCCACGGGCGAGCACTTTCAGGGGCTGGTCGACTGGGTGGAGGCGCAGCGACCCGAGCCCACGGTGGCGAGGGCTTACATAGGCGGCGGCGACAATGACAACGGCGAGGGGGAGACGGCCTCGTGCGTGGTGTCGTCGGGGCTGAGGCTCCCGTTCGGTGAGGTGGACTTCGGGTGGGGCCGTCCGGCGTTCGCGTCGTACCACTTCCCGTGGCCCGGCGCCGCCGGGTACGTGATGCCGATGCCGAGCGCGCGCGGGGGCGGGGACTGGGTGGTGTACGTCCACGCGGCGCCGGAGGTGGTGAAGGTGATGGAGGAGGAGCCAACGGTGTTCAGGGCCCCGGTGAGCAGCGACATATTCGGGTGA